The Puntigrus tetrazona isolate hp1 chromosome 23, ASM1883169v1, whole genome shotgun sequence genome has a segment encoding these proteins:
- the LOC122328839 gene encoding NLR family CARD domain-containing protein 3-like produces the protein MRRTTVSPVSICLSLKSNDSLYQPPNLGNGTIISNTRSKQRGASTVSSCVSLKNSVCQPPNLSNGTVTFEPVDYLICTSSSCQIHIRQHNKEAALQTHSLQEGSHQPADAVLLGVIDTHKTHMKRKYERLSEGIKLQNNQTLLDRIYTELYIIEGESKGMNEEHEIVQMEKKTKTHQSQHTPILCNDIFKALSEPGCKKKYQIRAVLTKGIAGIGKTVSVQKFILDWAEGKANQDVDFMFVLPFRELNLIKDDQYSLHRLLLDFYPELQDLDSKIYEECKVVFIFDGLDESGITLFSHRQKVSDVTEISSVSVLITNLIKGDLLPCSHIWITSRPAAAKRIPYRYINRLTEIQGFNESQKEEYFKKRISDEHQASRIISHIKRSRSLYIMCHIPVFCWILATVLQNHLNHNDSAEIPKTLTEMYIHFLLIQINTRNQKYEEKDSEKILKSNREMIVKLAELAFKQLMKGNVMFYEEDLIESGIDVTDASVYSGICTEIFKEESVIHQRKVYSFIHLSFQEFLAAFYAFHSYIVSNMQALKPFLRVTRISLSELLESVVDKTLWTKTGHLDLFLRFLLGISMESNQRLLQGLLTHTENSSETIRNATQYIKYTIRADDNFSADRAIGLFLCLLEVNDLTLYKEIQEFVKSDKHSKNKLSPAHCSAIAYMLQMSEEVLDELDLKKYNTTDEGRRRLLPAVSNCRKAILSGCNLTDACCKSVASVLKSSISPLRELDLRNNVLQRQKNLQYGEERLVVLDQCFRSLNSSLQNCGVEMLFAGLNSSQCKLQKLRLGNCSLTDQSCKSLASALQSSAASLRELDLSKNDLKDSGVKLLCDGLKSLNCVLEILRLSGCMVSKEGCYYLASALRSNSSYLRELDLSYNHPGDAGVKLLSYLLEDPHCKLEKLNVDHVGEDMIAAGLCKYACDLTLDPNTANVHLCLSEENRKVTRLEEQQSYPDHPDRFDFFPQVVCRESLTGRCYWEVKWSGWRGAVISVAYKEMSRKGGSDDCRFGFNEKSWSLDCSDDIFTVWHNKLSTDIPVPHSSKRVGVYLDWEDGTLSFYSVSKTHTLTHLHTFYSTFTEPLCAGFRVFMDSSVSLCQI, from the exons ATGAGACGGACAACAGTATCCCCAGTATCCATCTGTTTGTCTCTGAAGAGTAACGACTCTCTTTATCAGCCTCCTAATCTTGGGAATGGAACAATAATTTCTAACACCAG ATCGAAACAAAGAGGAGCATCTACAGTATCCAGCTGTGTGTCTCTGAAGAATTCCGTTTGTCAGCCTCCTAATCTCAGTAATGGAACAGTGACCTTTGAACCTGT agaTTATCTGATCTGCACTTCCTCCTCCTGTCAAATCCACATCAGGCAGCACAACAAAGAAGCAGCTCTGCAGACACACTCACTGCAAGAGGGTTCTCACCAACCAGCAGATGCTGTCTTGCTTGGAGTAATAGACACTCATAAAACCCACATGAAGAGAAAGTATGAGAGGTTGTCTGAGGGAATTAAACTACAAAATAATCAAACCCTGCTGGATAGgatctacacagagctctacATCATAGAGGGAGAAAGTAAAGGAatgaatgaagaacatgagattgtacagatggaaaaaaaaacaaaaacacatcagtcACAACACACTCCAATCCTTTGCAATGACATCTTTAAAGCCTTATCTGAACCAGGATGTAAGAAGAAATACCAAATCAGAGctgttcttactaaaggcatcgctggaattggaaaaacggtctctgtgcagaagttcattctggaTTGGGCCgagggaaaagccaatcaggatgtagatttcatgtttgtgcttccatttcgagagctgaacttgatAAAAGATGATCAGTACAGTCTTCACAGACTTTTGCTGGACTTCTATCCTGAACTTCAAGATCTGGACTCTAAGATTTATGAGGAGTGTAAAGTTGttttcatctttgatggtctggacgaAAGCGGAATTACACTGTTTTCACACAGACAGAAAGTTTCTGATGTTACTGAGATTTCATCTGTCAGTGTGTTGATAACAAACCTCATAAAAGGAGATCTTCTTCCTTGTTCTcacatctggatcacctccagacctgCAGCAGCCAAACGGATCCCCTACCGATACATCAACCGCTTGACAGAAATACAGGGATTCAATGAGTCTCAGAAGGaagaatattttaagaaaagaatCAGTGATGAACATCAAGCCAGCAGAATCATCTCCCATATTAAAAGATCAAGAAGCctctacatcatgtgccacatccctgtcttctgctggatcttaGCCACTGTGCTTCAAAACCACCTGAACCACAATGACAGTGCAGAAATCCCCAAAACTCTtactgaaatgtacatccaTTTCCTGCTAATTCAAATTAATACAAGGAATCAGAAATATGAAGAAAAGGATTCAGAGAAGATCCTAAAGTCAAATAGAGAAATGATTGTGAAACTTGCTGAACTAGCTTTCAAACAGTTGATGAAGGGCAATGTGATGTTCTATGAGGAGGACCTGATTGAGAGCGGCATAGATGTCACTGATGCCtcagtgtattctgggatttgCACTGAGATCTTCAAGGAGGAATCTGTCATTCATCAGAGAAAGGTCTATAGCTTCATACATCTGAGCTTTCAGGAGTTTCTTGCGGCTTTCTATGCGTTTCATTCATATATTGTTAGTAACATGCAAGCACTGAAACCTTTTTTAAGGGTTACAAGAATCTCGCTTTCTGAGCTACTAGAATCGGTAGTTGACAAAACCCTATGGACTAAAACTGGACACCTCGACCTCTTTCTGCGGTTTTTGCTGGGCATCTCGATGGAGTCCAATCAGAGACTCCTACAGGGTCTTCTGACTCACACAGAGAACAGTTCAGAGACCATCAGAAACGCTACTCAGTACATTAAATACACAATCAGAGCTGATGATAATTTCTCAGCTGACAGAGCCATCGGTTTGTTCCTCTGTCTGCTGGAAGTGAATGATCTGACTCTTTACAAAGAGATTCAGGAGTTTGTGAAATCAGACAAACACTCAAAGAATAAACTCTCTCCTGCTCACTGCTCAGCAATAGCTTACATGCTTCAAATGTCAGAGGAGGTTCTGGATGAGCTCGACCTTAAGAAATACAACACAACAGATGAGGGTAGAAGACGACTTTTACCAGCTGTGAGCAACTGCAGAAAGGCAAT ACTTTCAGGCTGCAATCTCACTGATGCATGCTGTAAAAGTGTGGCCTCAGTTCTAAAATCATCAATATCCCCTCTGAGAGAACTGGATTTAAGAAATAATGTCCTACAGAGACAGAAGAATCTACAATATGGAGAGGAAAG gtTGGTTGTCTTGGATCAATGCTTTCGAAGTTTGAATTCATCTTTACAGAATTGTGGAGTGGAGATGCTTTTTGCTGGACTGAATAGTTCACAATGCAAACTCCAGAAACTGAG aTTGGGCAACTGCAGTCTCACTGATCAATCCTGCAAAAGCCTAGCTTCGGCTCTACAATCATCAGCTGCATCACttagagagctggacctgagtaaaaATGACCTgaaggattcaggagtgaaactGCTTtgtgatggactgaagagtctAAATTGCGTACTGGAGATACTAAG ATTATCTGGCTGTATGGTGTCAAAGGAAGGTTGTTATTATCTGGCTTCAGCTCTAAGGTCAAACTCCTCatacctgagagagctggatctgagctacaatcacccaggagatgcaggagtgaagctgctctcttaTCTGCTGGAGGATCCACATTGTAAACTGGAGAAACTCAA tgtggATCATGTTGGAGAGGACATGATTGCAGCAGGACTATGCAAAT ATGCCTGTGATCTCACACTGGATCCCAACACAGCAAACGTTCATCTCTGTCTatctgaggagaacagaaaggTGACACGTTTGGAGGAGCAGCAGTCATATCCTGATCATCCCGACAGATTTGATTTCTTTCCTCAGgttgtgtgtagagagagtctGACGGGACGCTGCTACTGGGAGGTTAAATGGAGCGGGTGGAGGGGGGCTGTTATATCAGTGGCATATAAAGAAATGAGCAGGAAAGGAGGAAGTGATGATTGTAGGTTTGGGTTCAATGAAAAGTCCTGGAGCCTTGATTGTTCTGATGACATTTTCACTGTCTGGCACAATAAACTTAGCACTGACATACCTGTACCGCACTCCTCCAAGAGAGTGGGAGTGTATCTGGACTGGGAAGATGgcactctgtccttctacagcgtctccaaaacacacacactcacacacttacacacattttaCTCCACATTCACTGAACCCCTCTGTGCTGGATTCAGGGTTTTTATGGACTCTTCTGTGTCTTTATGTCAGATTTAA